A single Nitrospinota bacterium DNA region contains:
- a CDS encoding LON peptidase substrate-binding domain-containing protein codes for MKLIPVFPLPNVVLYPNANLALHIFEPRYRAMVEDALASDRMIAMANFLPEWEKDYAGNPAIRQVVCVGEITTHAKLKDGRFVMSLAGRYKADVLYEDLSMPYRRAELARIEERLSSEELLLTVS; via the coding sequence ATGAAACTGATTCCGGTCTTTCCGCTTCCAAACGTGGTGTTGTACCCAAACGCAAACCTTGCCTTGCACATATTCGAGCCGCGTTACCGGGCCATGGTGGAAGACGCGCTGGCGTCGGACCGCATGATCGCCATGGCCAACTTCCTGCCGGAGTGGGAGAAAGATTACGCGGGCAATCCGGCGATCCGCCAGGTGGTGTGCGTCGGCGAAATCACCACCCACGCAAAGTTAAAGGACGGCAGATTTGTGATGTCCCTTGCGGGACGATACAAGGCGGACGTTCTTTATGAAGATTTATCCATGCCATACCGCCGCGCCGAGCTTGCCAGGATTGAAGAACGTTTAAGCTCCGAGGAGCTCTTATTAACCGTCTCATAA
- the rsgA gene encoding ribosome small subunit-dependent GTPase A: MAPNKQESRAAGRVIAHYGLRVHIRTDEGVVEWKPPRRETWVVGDMVVFQDGRPKTILPRKTELARLSFSGASQVLASNLTKMVIVTAAGPAFKPGLIDRFCVAASHAGLSASIALNKIDLPGAEEFAAAARRFEKWGIEVNAVSVRTGEGLNGLAESLRGHVSVMVGQSGVGKTSILNHIAGGAARAVSEVNEKTGAGKHTTTVSILVELPCGGALIDSPGIRQFVPSGLEPRDVADHFPGFEKLRGGCKFRDCLHTAEPGCAVRDAVKQGALDDERYQSYIRLLESVKQHSEPEW; encoded by the coding sequence TTGGCGCCCAATAAGCAGGAAAGCCGGGCCGCCGGGCGGGTGATCGCCCATTATGGCCTGCGGGTGCATATCAGGACGGACGAGGGGGTGGTGGAGTGGAAGCCGCCCCGGCGCGAGACGTGGGTGGTGGGGGACATGGTGGTCTTCCAGGATGGCCGCCCGAAGACGATACTCCCAAGAAAAACCGAGCTTGCGCGCCTCTCTTTTAGCGGGGCGAGCCAGGTCCTCGCCTCAAACCTCACCAAAATGGTGATAGTCACCGCGGCCGGCCCCGCTTTCAAGCCGGGGCTGATAGACAGGTTTTGCGTCGCCGCAAGCCACGCCGGGCTTTCCGCATCCATCGCGCTAAACAAGATAGACCTTCCCGGCGCGGAGGAATTTGCCGCGGCGGCGCGGCGTTTTGAAAAATGGGGGATCGAGGTGAACGCTGTCAGCGTGCGGACGGGCGAGGGATTAAACGGCCTTGCCGAATCGCTTCGCGGACATGTTTCCGTGATGGTGGGGCAGTCCGGCGTGGGGAAGACGTCCATCCTCAACCATATCGCCGGGGGCGCCGCCCGCGCCGTTTCGGAAGTGAACGAGAAGACCGGGGCCGGAAAGCATACCACCACAGTCTCGATCCTTGTGGAACTGCCTTGCGGCGGGGCGCTGATAGATTCACCGGGCATCCGGCAGTTTGTGCCGTCCGGGCTTGAGCCACGCGACGTGGCGGACCATTTCCCGGGATTTGAAAAGCTTCGGGGCGGGTGCAAATTCCGGGACTGCCTCCACACCGCCGAGCCCGGCTGCGCCGTGCGCGATGCGGTGAAACAGGGCGCTTTGGACGATGAGCGCTATCAAAGCTATATACGGCTGCTCGAATCGGTGAAACAACACTCCGAGCCGGAGTGGTAA
- the gatB gene encoding Asp-tRNA(Asn)/Glu-tRNA(Gln) amidotransferase subunit GatB — protein MEYETVIGLEVHVQLNTDSKLFCSCSASFGAEPNASTCPICLGMPGVLPVLNREVVERAVKVGLATGCSIAPKSRFARKNYFYPDLPKGYQISQYDEPICQHGKIEIHLDGKPKTIGVTRIHMEEDAGKLIHGENLGHPDSSYVDLNRACVPLLEIVSEPDIRSSEEAKKYLEKLKTILEYLEVSDCNMEEGSLRCDANVSIRPVGQKEFGTRTELKNMNSFRYLQKAIDFEVERQRNVIGDGGKVIQETRLFDPDKGVTQSMRGKEEAHDYRYFPEPDLTPLMVDKEWIERVLNSLPELPDAKSRRFVERYGLPAYDADVLTASRDVADYFEQAAKGAKNFKAVSNWVMSDILRILKDRGVKAAECHVTPAMLREMIGLMDDNVISGKIAKTVMEQMEKSGESPKAIVEKHGLVQITDTSAIEEAVSQVIAANPSQVAEYKGGKTKVIGFFVGQVMRATKGKANPDMVNKILVDKLGAQ, from the coding sequence ATGGAATACGAGACAGTCATAGGGCTGGAAGTGCATGTCCAGTTGAACACCGATTCGAAACTCTTCTGCTCGTGCAGCGCCAGTTTCGGCGCCGAGCCGAACGCCTCAACCTGCCCCATTTGCCTTGGCATGCCGGGTGTTCTGCCGGTATTGAACCGCGAAGTGGTGGAGCGGGCCGTAAAGGTGGGGCTGGCCACGGGGTGTTCCATCGCTCCGAAAAGCAGGTTCGCCCGGAAAAACTATTTTTATCCCGACCTGCCCAAAGGCTACCAGATATCGCAGTATGACGAGCCGATATGCCAGCACGGCAAGATAGAAATCCATCTGGACGGAAAGCCCAAGACCATCGGCGTCACGCGGATCCATATGGAAGAGGACGCCGGAAAGCTCATCCACGGGGAGAACCTGGGGCATCCGGACTCCAGCTATGTGGACCTGAACCGCGCCTGTGTGCCGCTTCTGGAGATCGTCTCCGAGCCGGACATACGATCGTCCGAAGAGGCGAAAAAATACCTGGAGAAGCTAAAGACGATACTTGAATACCTGGAAGTGTCCGACTGCAACATGGAGGAAGGGTCCTTGCGTTGCGACGCGAACGTCTCCATCCGCCCGGTGGGGCAAAAGGAATTCGGCACCCGCACCGAGCTTAAGAACATGAACTCCTTCCGCTACCTCCAGAAGGCGATAGATTTCGAGGTGGAGCGGCAGCGCAACGTGATAGGGGACGGCGGCAAGGTCATACAGGAGACCCGGCTTTTCGACCCGGACAAGGGAGTCACCCAGTCCATGCGCGGCAAGGAAGAGGCGCACGACTACCGCTATTTCCCGGAGCCGGACCTGACGCCGTTGATGGTGGACAAGGAATGGATTGAACGGGTGCTAAACTCTTTGCCCGAATTGCCGGACGCCAAGAGCCGCCGTTTCGTGGAGCGGTACGGCCTGCCGGCGTATGACGCGGACGTGCTCACCGCAAGCCGGGACGTGGCGGACTATTTCGAGCAGGCCGCAAAGGGCGCCAAAAATTTCAAGGCGGTCTCCAACTGGGTGATGAGCGACATACTGCGCATCCTCAAGGACCGGGGTGTGAAGGCGGCGGAATGCCATGTGACCCCCGCCATGTTGCGGGAGATGATCGGGCTTATGGACGACAACGTCATCAGCGGCAAGATCGCAAAGACCGTGATGGAGCAGATGGAGAAGAGCGGCGAATCGCCCAAGGCAATCGTGGAAAAGCACGGGCTTGTGCAGATCACAGACACTTCCGCCATCGAAGAAGCGGTGAGCCAGGTGATCGCGGCGAATCCTTCGCAGGTGGCCGAGTACAAAGGGGGCAAGACGAAGGTGATCGGCTTCTTCGTCGGCCAGGTGATGCGGGCGACGAAGGGGAAGGCCAATCCGGACATGGTGAACAAAATCCTTGTGGACAAGCTTGGCGCCCAATAA
- a CDS encoding YjbQ family protein, translating to MSARSIFEFSVSTRSRTDFVDITHQVAQLLSKSGVREGIATVYVPHTTAAITINENADPSVMSDMGLALDKMVRWDDPDYGHSEGNSAAHVKSSLVGCSINVIVRFGTMALGTWQGIFFCEFDGPRNRKVFVKISGE from the coding sequence ATGAGCGCGCGAAGCATCTTTGAATTTTCCGTGTCCACAAGGTCGCGGACCGACTTTGTGGACATAACCCATCAGGTGGCGCAGCTTCTTTCAAAAAGCGGGGTGCGCGAAGGGATTGCCACCGTTTACGTCCCCCACACCACCGCCGCCATAACCATCAACGAAAACGCCGATCCTTCGGTGATGAGCGACATGGGGCTTGCGCTGGACAAAATGGTCCGCTGGGACGATCCGGATTACGGGCACTCCGAAGGCAACTCCGCCGCCCACGTCAAATCGTCGCTTGTCGGCTGCTCCATAAACGTCATCGTGCGCTTTGGCACCATGGCGCTTGGCACGTGGCAGGGGATATTCTTCTGCGAGTTTGACGGACCCCGGAACAGAAAAGTGTTCGTGAAAATATCCGGGGAGTGA
- a CDS encoding transcriptional repressor gives METTHLTIKENISNVEITDLLKRHGITSTLQRVEIAQIMLSRKCHYSAEQVLEKVNRGRSIVSKATIYNTLRLFAEKGIVKEIFADPAKVYYEPKVSGHHHFFNEDTGDLTDIEPGQMTVSGIPASPAGTEVEGVDIIIRVRKLDVSR, from the coding sequence ATGGAAACCACGCATCTGACGATTAAAGAAAACATCTCCAACGTTGAAATCACCGATCTTCTGAAAAGGCACGGGATCACCAGCACATTGCAAAGGGTGGAGATCGCCCAGATCATGCTCTCGCGCAAGTGCCACTATTCCGCCGAACAGGTGCTCGAAAAGGTGAACCGGGGGCGGAGCATCGTTTCCAAGGCCACCATTTACAACACGCTGAGGCTGTTCGCCGAGAAGGGGATAGTCAAGGAAATATTCGCCGACCCGGCCAAGGTGTACTACGAGCCGAAGGTTTCCGGCCATCACCACTTTTTCAACGAGGACACCGGGGATCTGACGGACATCGAACCGGGCCAGATGACCGTGTCCGGCATCCCCGCATCACCCGCGGGGACCGAGGTTGAAGGAGTGGACATAATCATAAGGGTCCGCAAGCTGGACGTCTCCCGCTGA
- a CDS encoding histone deacetylase, with the protein MTPKTAIYYDPIFLAHDTGNHPENHHRLEAIVKKLKSSSFHSRLEWVKPEPATPTQVEIVHSPHYVRWLEERILLGAHYLDADTVVCHESWEAALTAAGELIGAARAVAEGKYKNAFCAVRPPGHHAEAGRAMGFCLINNVAVGARTVQREMGLDKVAVIDFDVHHGNGTQHIFYDDPSVFYVSTHLWPHYPGTGSEDETGEGAGKGTTLNIPMTQGDGDEAFAEKFDKVIVPAVLKFRPEMIFISAGFDGHKNDPLGGLALTEAGFAAITRKIAQLADDLGHGRVVSALEGGYDLPALAASVGAHVGELVKAGKKE; encoded by the coding sequence ATGACGCCAAAAACCGCGATCTATTACGACCCCATATTCCTCGCCCACGACACGGGGAACCACCCGGAAAACCATCATCGGCTGGAAGCCATCGTAAAAAAACTCAAGTCATCTTCATTCCACAGCAGGCTCGAATGGGTGAAGCCGGAGCCGGCCACCCCCACACAGGTGGAAATCGTCCATTCGCCCCACTATGTCCGCTGGCTGGAGGAGCGGATACTGCTGGGGGCGCATTATCTGGACGCGGACACGGTGGTGTGCCACGAATCGTGGGAAGCGGCCCTCACCGCCGCAGGGGAGCTGATCGGCGCCGCAAGGGCCGTGGCGGAAGGGAAATATAAGAACGCATTCTGCGCCGTGCGCCCGCCGGGGCATCACGCCGAAGCGGGGCGGGCCATGGGGTTTTGCCTGATAAACAACGTGGCGGTGGGGGCAAGGACCGTCCAGCGGGAGATGGGGCTTGATAAGGTGGCGGTGATCGATTTTGACGTCCACCATGGCAACGGCACCCAGCATATCTTTTATGACGATCCATCGGTCTTTTACGTCTCCACACACCTATGGCCCCATTATCCGGGGACCGGGAGCGAAGATGAAACGGGAGAAGGGGCGGGGAAGGGGACGACGCTGAACATCCCGATGACCCAAGGGGACGGCGACGAGGCTTTCGCGGAAAAGTTCGACAAGGTAATAGTCCCCGCGGTCTTGAAATTCAGGCCGGAAATGATCTTCATATCCGCCGGGTTCGACGGGCATAAAAACGATCCCCTCGGCGGCCTTGCTCTCACCGAAGCAGGATTTGCCGCCATCACCCGGAAAATCGCTCAGCTTGCGGACGACCTTGGGCATGGCAGGGTGGTGTCGGCGCTTGAAGGGGGATATGACCTGCCGGCGCTGGCCGCGTCGGTGGGGGCGCACGTGGGGGAACTTGTAAAAGCCGGCAAAAAAGAGTAG
- a CDS encoding type II toxin-antitoxin system HicA family toxin, with the protein MGRLANISGKRALKAFMKFGYTLDHQTGSHMILVHETRATLSIPNHREIAPGLLLGQINKSGLTVQEFLKAARG; encoded by the coding sequence ATGGGGAGGCTGGCCAACATATCCGGCAAGCGCGCGTTAAAGGCATTCATGAAATTCGGATATACTCTCGATCACCAGACCGGAAGCCACATGATCCTTGTCCATGAAACCAGGGCGACACTTTCAATACCCAACCATCGCGAAATAGCCCCCGGCCTTCTGCTGGGGCAGATAAACAAAAGCGGATTGACGGTGCAGGAGTTTTTAAAGGCCGCGCGCGGTTGA
- a CDS encoding type II toxin-antitoxin system HicB family antitoxin, translated as MKKYAIVVMYDPEYKGYVVDVPELPGCMSQGKTVDDALLNIKDAIKGWLLAEKKKGRKARAGYPEMFIGEVAV; from the coding sequence ATGAAAAAGTACGCCATTGTTGTGATGTACGACCCGGAGTACAAAGGATATGTGGTGGACGTGCCGGAACTGCCCGGTTGCATGAGCCAGGGGAAGACCGTTGACGATGCTTTGCTTAATATAAAGGACGCCATCAAAGGCTGGCTTCTGGCCGAGAAAAAGAAGGGGCGCAAGGCCCGCGCCGGTTATCCGGAAATGTTCATCGGTGAAGTGGCCGTCTGA
- a CDS encoding zinc ribbon domain-containing protein translates to MPIYEYVCKACGEQFEKLTALANAHLPCECPKCGEKTGERVLSVTSSLGASASGGGSSCGHSGFG, encoded by the coding sequence ATGCCGATATACGAATATGTATGCAAAGCGTGCGGGGAGCAGTTCGAAAAGCTGACCGCGCTGGCCAACGCCCATTTGCCGTGCGAATGCCCGAAATGCGGCGAAAAAACGGGCGAACGGGTGCTTTCGGTCACAAGCAGCCTTGGCGCCAGCGCGTCCGGCGGCGGCTCCTCCTGCGGCCACTCCGGCTTTGGTTGA
- the ruvB gene encoding Holliday junction branch migration DNA helicase RuvB, with protein sequence MREDRVTDPAPESPEEVGAEASLRPASLAEYIGQSALKENLSIFIQAAKQRGGALDHCLFYGPPGLGKTTVAHIIARELGSQIKTTSGPVIQRAGDLAAILTNLQDGDVLFIDEIHRLNSAVEEILYPAMEDYRIDIIIGQGPAARSINLALPPFTLVGATTRAGLLTSPLRDRFGIIHRLDFYTPEELVTIINRSAAILDIGMDGDGAVEIASRSRGTPRVANRLLRRVRDFAEVKGDGVITLDVAKTALAMLEVDHRGLDKMDRRLLLTIMNNFGGGPVGLDTLASAISEDSGAIEDVIEPYLIQEGFIQRTPRGRVATPIAYRHLGLTMTGTGQETLKLPIG encoded by the coding sequence ATGCGCGAAGACAGAGTGACCGATCCGGCGCCGGAATCCCCGGAGGAAGTGGGGGCGGAGGCCAGCCTGCGCCCGGCGTCGCTCGCGGAGTATATCGGCCAGAGCGCGCTCAAAGAAAACCTTTCAATATTCATCCAGGCGGCAAAACAGCGCGGCGGCGCTTTGGACCATTGCCTTTTCTACGGCCCCCCGGGATTGGGCAAGACCACGGTGGCCCACATCATCGCCCGCGAACTGGGCTCCCAGATAAAGACCACCTCCGGCCCGGTGATCCAGCGCGCGGGGGACCTGGCGGCGATTTTGACCAATCTGCAGGACGGGGACGTGCTTTTTATTGACGAAATCCACCGGCTCAACTCCGCCGTGGAGGAGATACTCTACCCCGCCATGGAGGATTACCGGATAGACATCATCATCGGCCAGGGCCCGGCGGCCCGTTCGATAAACCTTGCGCTGCCACCGTTCACCCTTGTCGGCGCCACAACGCGTGCCGGGCTTCTCACCTCGCCGCTGCGGGACAGGTTTGGAATAATCCACAGGCTCGATTTTTACACCCCGGAAGAGCTGGTGACTATCATAAACAGGTCCGCCGCCATACTGGACATCGGCATGGACGGGGATGGGGCTGTGGAGATCGCCTCCCGCAGCCGCGGCACTCCCCGCGTGGCCAACAGGCTCCTGCGGCGCGTGCGGGACTTCGCCGAGGTGAAAGGTGACGGCGTGATAACGCTTGATGTGGCCAAGACGGCCCTTGCCATGCTGGAGGTGGACCACCGGGGGCTGGACAAGATGGACCGGCGGCTGCTGCTGACCATCATGAACAATTTCGGCGGCGGCCCCGTTGGGCTGGACACGCTGGCTTCCGCGATTTCAGAAGACTCCGGCGCCATCGAAGACGTGATCGAACCGTACCTGATCCAGGAAGGCTTTATTCAACGGACACCTAGAGGCCGTGTTGCCACGCCGATAGCGTACAGGCATCTTGGACTGACGATGACAGGGACAGGGCAGGAAACATTGAAACTGCCGATAGGGTGA
- a CDS encoding nucleotidyltransferase domain-containing protein, with translation MTRFGVSEDILGKISGVMAKFHGVRKAVIYGSRARGDFKNQSDIDIAVYAPGMSHADFLALLSALDDLPVIFQIQAVHFDTLENNGIKGKIERDGVEFYASRRLQAQV, from the coding sequence ATGACACGGTTTGGAGTTTCGGAGGACATTCTCGGAAAAATCAGCGGCGTGATGGCGAAATTCCACGGCGTACGCAAAGCCGTGATATATGGCTCCCGGGCCCGGGGAGACTTCAAGAACCAATCGGACATTGATATCGCCGTTTACGCCCCGGGGATGAGCCATGCCGATTTCCTGGCGTTGCTATCGGCGCTGGACGACCTGCCGGTGATTTTTCAGATACAGGCCGTCCATTTTGACACTCTGGAAAATAACGGGATCAAGGGGAAGATAGAAAGAGACGGGGTGGAGTTTTACGCTTCGCGTCGCCTGCAAGCCCAAGTCTGA
- a CDS encoding nucleotidyltransferase substrate binding protein — translation MNKERFIERKADFIKALSRLKEALAEKETSIARDAAIQRFEFCYELAWNTMKLWLESKDIDVRNAKDTLREALKQGLIEDGSGWSLMHENRNLTSHTYDEQTAVKVHGFIKKEGVALFDVLEARLEAAAKDL, via the coding sequence ATGAACAAAGAGCGCTTCATAGAACGCAAGGCCGACTTTATAAAGGCGCTTTCGCGGCTCAAAGAGGCGCTTGCCGAAAAAGAGACGTCCATTGCGCGCGACGCGGCCATCCAGCGTTTCGAGTTTTGTTATGAACTTGCATGGAATACCATGAAGCTTTGGCTTGAAAGCAAGGATATCGACGTGCGCAACGCCAAGGACACGTTGCGCGAAGCGCTAAAGCAAGGCTTGATCGAGGATGGTTCCGGCTGGTCGCTAATGCATGAGAACCGCAACCTCACCAGCCACACTTATGACGAACAGACGGCTGTCAAGGTGCATGGATTCATAAAGAAGGAAGGCGTGGCCCTTTTTGACGTCCTGGAGGCGCGTCTTGAAGCGGCCGCGAAGGATTTATGA
- a CDS encoding DUF3343 domain-containing protein — MKERVIAVFVTTHETMLAEKTFKTGGVKFRTALKPRKLGGSCQMALTFAPEIFQRARDVVKESGLKLEGFYRQDGEGEWTPL, encoded by the coding sequence ATGAAAGAGCGCGTAATCGCAGTGTTCGTCACCACGCATGAAACGATGCTGGCCGAAAAAACGTTCAAGACCGGCGGCGTGAAATTCCGCACAGCCCTAAAACCCCGCAAACTCGGCGGTTCCTGCCAGATGGCGCTCACCTTCGCCCCGGAGATTTTTCAACGCGCGCGGGATGTGGTGAAAGAGAGCGGATTGAAGCTTGAGGGATTTTACCGGCAGGACGGAGAAGGGGAGTGGACACCGTTATAA
- a CDS encoding aminotransferase class V-fold PLP-dependent enzyme — translation MKSRLVYLDNAATSFPRPPSVATAMARAMASAGNPGRGGHALALDAARMVFGARVSLAEFFKLPDPERLVFTRGATEGINIALKGLLQKGDTVAVSAIEHNAVARPLESLRKRGVKIVGAPLLPNGLPDHKRVPEVKMLVTVGASNVTGAIADVKRLGEACRERGVMFMVDAAQTAGSVPFDARNVDILVCAGHKGLLGPQGIGFAWFRDGIEPEPFIEGGTGSESERVSMPQLWPDRLEAGTLNTPGIAGLAAGIEYLKKVTVAAVREREIWLIRMILEALLDEPEVTVYGPRAARKRASLVTFNVKGMDPAEVADKLNRRGVAVRAGLHCAPAAHRFIGTFPEGAVRVSPGVMNTKKDIEKFIEAIRKIIGKR, via the coding sequence ATGAAAAGCCGCCTTGTTTATCTGGACAACGCGGCCACTTCGTTCCCCAGGCCCCCATCGGTCGCCACTGCCATGGCGCGGGCTATGGCGTCGGCTGGCAATCCGGGCAGGGGAGGGCATGCGCTGGCGCTGGACGCGGCGCGGATGGTGTTCGGCGCCAGGGTTTCACTTGCGGAGTTTTTCAAATTGCCCGATCCGGAACGCCTGGTGTTCACCCGTGGCGCCACGGAAGGGATAAACATCGCGCTAAAAGGACTTTTGCAAAAGGGGGACACGGTGGCGGTCTCCGCGATCGAGCACAACGCGGTGGCGCGCCCGCTCGAATCGCTGCGCAAACGCGGGGTGAAAATAGTTGGCGCTCCGCTTCTTCCAAACGGGTTGCCGGACCATAAGCGTGTCCCGGAGGTAAAGATGCTGGTGACAGTTGGCGCCAGCAATGTCACCGGGGCAATCGCCGACGTCAAGCGGTTGGGGGAGGCGTGCCGCGAGCGGGGGGTGATGTTCATGGTGGACGCGGCGCAGACCGCCGGAAGCGTCCCGTTCGACGCGCGCAACGTGGACATCCTCGTATGCGCCGGGCACAAGGGCTTGCTCGGGCCGCAGGGGATTGGATTTGCCTGGTTCCGCGATGGGATAGAGCCGGAGCCGTTCATCGAAGGGGGGACGGGGAGCGAGTCCGAAAGGGTGTCCATGCCGCAATTATGGCCGGACAGGCTGGAGGCCGGCACATTGAACACGCCGGGGATTGCCGGGTTGGCGGCTGGGATCGAATATTTAAAAAAGGTCACGGTGGCCGCCGTGCGGGAGAGGGAGATATGGCTGATCCGGATGATTCTGGAGGCGCTGCTCGATGAGCCGGAAGTGACGGTGTATGGCCCGAGGGCGGCGCGGAAACGGGCGAGCCTTGTCACGTTCAATGTCAAGGGGATGGACCCGGCGGAGGTGGCGGATAAGTTGAACCGGCGCGGCGTGGCGGTGCGGGCCGGCTTGCATTGCGCCCCGGCGGCCCACAGGTTCATCGGCACGTTTCCGGAAGGGGCGGTGCGCGTGAGTCCCGGCGTGATGAACACGAAAAAGGATATCGAAAAGTTCATCGAAGCGATCCGCAAGATCATCGGGAAGAGATGA